The region GCCAACCGAGAGCGTATCGCCATACACCAGACGCAGATTGCGGCGCACCAATCGTCGCCAGCCGCCGCCGAACGGGCGCATGCCAGCGGCCATCAGCAAGCACCAGCCGCGCAACGCCCGCGGGTTGGGCATGGCGCGGATAATCGTGACCAGCGAAGAGAACAGCAGCCGCTGCGCGGCAAGCAGAAATGGGTTCACGCGTACGGACCGAACTGGCACGATGGAGCCCGACCGGGGCGGGCCGCGGGGCGGGATTCGGTGCAATGATAACGGCGGACCCCGCGCCAAAACCGGTTGGCGGGGCCGGACCGTTCAATCCAACGAGGAGAATGCGATGCAAACGCTCAGTTCCGAGGTGTATCTCGAAGGCCTGGTATTCGGCGAATGTCCGCGCTGGCATGACGGCGCACTGTGGCTATCGGACATGTTTGGCGGCCGTGTGCTGCGCTCAGTCGGGCCCGGGAAAGCCGAGACGGTGCTCAATTTGGCGGGTGGGCGCCCGTCCGGACTGGCCTTTCTGGACGACGGCAGCCTGATGGTCGTGTCCATGCTTGATCGCAAGCTGCTGCGCCGCTGGCCGGACGGCCGGGTCGAGCCATTCGCCGATCTGGCACCGCATGTCAGCGGTGACATCAATGACATGGTCCGCGCCCCGGATGGTGGCGTGTTCGTTGGCAATTTCGGCTTTGACCTGTTCGGCGGCGCCGAGGGCAGACTGACCAACCTGCACCACGTCGACGCGCAGGGCCGTGTTCGCGAAATGGCGAGCGAACTGAACTTCCCGAACGGCATGGTGGTGACGCCCGACGGCGGGACGCTGATCGTGGCTGAAACCTTTGCCCATCGCCTGACCGCCTTTGACATTCGCAATAACGCACTGGCGAACCGGCGTGAGTTTGCCGCGCTCGGCAGCTACGCACCGGACGGCATCTGTCTGGACGCCGCCGGTGCCGTTTGGGTGAGTGCGTTCGTCGGCGACACCTACCTGCGCGTGGAGGAGGGCGGGAAAATCACCCATCAAGTGCCGCTGGCCAACCGGCGAGCGGTGGCCTGCAACCTTGGCGGCGACGACGGGCGCACGCTTTTCATGGTCACCGCCGACACCGACGTGGAGCGCCTCGCCATAGGCGACTCGACCGCCCGGGTCGACACCGTGCGGGTGGAAGTGGCCGGGGCGGGCTCGCCCTGAGCCGCGAGCGCAGTCCCGTCAGGCGGACTGAACGCAGCGATCGTCAATGAGGCCTACCGCGCCCTGTTCGCGGTCCACAAGGCGCCGGACCCAGTCGCTACGTTACGCTTGTCCACAGCGCCCTGATACCCGCTTGCCAAGGCCAAGACGGCGCGCTACCGTCCACCGGCCATAACGATCGTTCAGATTAAAGAAGTCATTACCCGACAGGAGAGTTTCATGGACGCGACCACGCTGCGCCCGGCGGTCGACGCTGACGGCCATATCATGGAATCGCTTACCGAGATGGCGGAATACGCACATCCGTCGGTGCGTGACCTGTGTCTGAACCCGCAAAATTTCTTCCGCTCACCATTTCCGACCCTGGACGGGGTGCACTGGCCCCGGCCTTCGGTTTACAAGGCCGAGCACGGCGTCATGGGCGACCAGGAAACCGCCAGCAAGCACCGCAAGGGCTCGGCCGAGGACTGGCTGGAATTCCTGGCCAACGCCAACGTCGAATACTCGGTGATGTACACCAGCGATGGTCTGACCGTCGGCCAGATTCGGGAAGAGGAATATGCCGTAGCTGTGTGCCAAGCCTATAACGACTACGTGGGCGACCGCTACCGGCGCGTCAGCGCGAAGTTGCTGCCGATGGCGCTGATCCCGATGCAAAGGCCCGATGAGGCGGTCAAGGAACTGCGCCGGGTGGTCAAGGAACTGAAGTTGCCCGGCGCCATGTTGCCATCCACCGGCTTGCCGCTGGATCTGGGCCACGAGTATTACTGGCCGATTTACAAGGAAGCCGCCGACCTGGGCTGCGTCCTGGGCGTGCATGGTGGTTCCAATGTCGGGCTGGGCCTGGGCTCGGTGAACTCCCTGCTCGCCTCGCACATCATCCACCACCCAATGGGCCTGATGATCGCCGCCACATCGATGGTCCACAACGGACTTTTCGAGCGTTACCCGGACCTGCGCGTGGCTTTCACCGAGGGCGGCTGCGGCTGGACCACGGTGCTGCTCGACCGGATGGCGCGCAATGCCGAACTGGGCATGATGGGCGCCTACCGGACCTTCGAGCATTACCTGAGTAACGGCCAGGTGTTGGTGGGCTGCGAGCCCGGCGAAGGCACGCTACCGTACCTGATCAAGCGTGTTGGCCCGGATGCCTTCGCATTTTCTACCGACTACCCGCACGAGGTCGATTTTCGCGCCGTGCGCAAGGAGATCGAGGAAGCATACGCCCAGCCAGATCTCACCCTGGACGAGAAGAACAAGCTGCTGGGCGATAACGCGCGGCGGTTCTTCCGCCTCGATTGAACCGGCTCAGGGCAACGCCGGCACCGGTCGCGGGCGGCGTTGCTCGTCCACGGCAACGAACGTAGCGGTGGCCTCGGTAACCTTCACCAACTGGCCCGGATCGGCAGCACGTTCGGCGAAGGCCTCAAGGTGGAGCGTGAGCGAGGTGCGGCCCACGCGCACAACGCTACCGTAACAACTGACCAGATCACCGACGAATACCGGCTGGTGGAACTCGAAGGCGTTCATCGCCACGGTGACCACCCGGCCGCTGGCACGCCGGCTGGCAACGATGCCACCCGCGAGGTCTATCTGGGCCATGATCCAGCCACCGAAGATATCGCCGGTCGGGTTGGTGTCGGCCGGCATTGCCAGCACACGGATGGCCGGCTCGCTTCCTGTCAGAATGAGGTCAGCCACGCGAATGCCCTTGATACCCCGAAGATCGGTCCCATCTGAGCAGCCAACGCTCACCCGTGCAGAACAAACGGAAATGGCGCTCCCTAGGGGACTCGAACCCCTGTTTTCGCCGTGAGAGGGCGACGTCCTGGGCCACTAGACGAAGGGAGCCAGTGGCTTGAAAAGCAAGCTGATACTATAGCCGAGACAGCCCTGTTACGACAGGCGGGCACTGCGCCCGCCCCCCAAGGTGTACCCCGCCAAACCCCTATGCCGGACCCCGTTCTCGACCCCGCACTGATCCTGCCCCGCAGCGAACACTCGATTTCTCGTGCCAACATCAGTAAAAGCGCGCTGAACGTCCTGTATGGACTGCACAAGGCGGGCTATGAAGCGTGCCTGGTCGGCGGCGGCGTGCGTGACCTGCTGCTGGGTGTCACCCCCAAGGATTTCGATATCGCCACCAGCGCGTCACCGGACCAGGTACGCGCCACGTTTCGCAATTGCCGCCTGATCGGCCGCCGTTTTCGGTTGGCGCACGTGCACTACGGGCCGGAAATCGTCGAAGTGGCCACCTATCGCGCCTCGCATGACAAGGCCGAAGACCAGGACGACGCCCGCCTGGACGGCGACCGTATCCTGCGCGACAACGTCTACGGCACGCGCGAAGAAGACGTCATCCGCCGCGACTTCACAGTCAACGCGCTGTATTACCGTATAGAAGATTTCGCCCTGATCGACCACGTCGGCGCACTGGAAGACATTGCCCTGCGCCGGCTACGCACCATCGGCGACCCCGAGGCACGTTACCGCGAGGACCCGGTACGCATGCTGCGGGCCGTGCGCCTGGCCGCCAAGCTCGACCTTTCCATTGAACTCGCGACCGAGGCGCCACTGTTCGAGCTGGGCTACCTGCTGGAAACCGTGCCGCAGTCCCGTCTGTTCGACGAGGCGGTCAAGTTGCTGCTGTCCGGCCACGGCGTGCGTAGCTACGAATTGCTGTTGCAGTACCGCCTGCTCGACTACCTGTTTCCGCTCGAAGCGACCCAGATCGACCCCGAGCGCGACCGGCTGATCCGCGCCGCGCTTGCCAACACCGACCAACGGGTGGCCACCGGCTTACCGGTGACGCCCTCATTCCTGCTCGCCGTCCTGCTATGGGATCCATTGCAGGAAGCCGTGGCGCGCCAGCTGGTACGCGGCGTGTCGGAGCACGAGGCCTTCTTCCATGCCCAGGAGGAAGTGCTGCGTATGCAAAACGATATCCTGGCGGTGCCCAAACGCTTTACCCTGCCCGCCGCCGAGATATGGTCGCTGCAAAGTCGCCTGGTACGCCGCCGCCAGCCCGAGCGGATGTTGAGTCACCCCCGGTTTCGGGCGGCTTATGATTTTCTGCTGTTGCGGGCGCAGGGCGAGCCGGATCTGATGCCCTCTCTCGACTTCTGGACCGCGCATCAGAGCGGCGCAACGCCATCCCCCGTGAATGAAGCCGAAACCGATGCCGACGGCAGCGCGCCGCGCCGACGTCGGCGACGACGCGGGCGACGTCGTGGTGCGCCCGGTGCCACACCCCCCCCGACCAGCGTCGGACCTTGACGGCACAGCGGGCCTTCATCGGCCTTGGCGCCAATCTTGATGATCCGGCGCGGCAGGTAGAATGCGCGCTTGACGCCATTGCCAGGCTTCCGCAGACCGTCCTGGTCACGCGCTCCGCCTTGTATCTGAGTCGCCCCATGGGGCCAGCCGACCAACCCGATTACATCAATGCCGTAGCGCTGGTTGAGACCCGGCTGCCGGCGGCAACGCTGCTGGAGGCGCTGCTGTCCATTGAGCGCCAGCAGGGCCGCCTGCGCAGTGCCGGCCAGCGCAATGCGCCACGCACTTTGGACCTTGACTTACTCCTGTATGGCGATCTGGTGTGCGACGATCAAGCGCTTACCCTGCCACACCCGGGTGCCCACCAGCGGGACTTTGTACTGGTGCCGCTGGCCCAGATTGCACCGCACACCGTGATCCCCGGGCGTGGCCGGGTAACCGAACTGCTGACCACTTGCGCTCAGCACGGACTGCGTGAGTTCACTGATGGTCCACTGGCCGCGCTTGCCGGCTAGGACCGCTTCATTACAATGTCGGCCCCCGCGGCCCGTGCCGGCCGCAGCGAGGAACAAGCGCCATGGCCGTCACCCTCGATACCCTGCGCAAGATGAAGCAGGCCGGTGAGCGCATCGCAGCGCTCACCGCCTACGATTTTTCCTTCGCCCGCCTGCTCGATGCCGCGGCGGTGGACCTGGTGCTGGTCGGGGATTCGCTCGGCAACGTGATCCAGGGCCACGCCACCACGGTGCCAGTCACCGTCGACGAGATGGTCTACCACACGCGCTGCGTTGCGCGCGGCCTTGAAAGGCCGCTGCTGGTTGCCGATCTGCCCTTTCTGAGCTACCAGGAAAGCCCTCAACAGGCGTTGCATAGCGCCGGCCGGTTGATGAAGGAGGGCTTCGCCCACATGGTGAAGCTCGAAGGCGGAGCCGCCATGGCGCCCGCAGTGCGGTTTCTGGTTGAGCGCGGCGTACCGGTGTGTGGTCATCTGGGCCTCACGCCGCAGTCCGTGCACCAGCTTGGTGGCTACAAGGTCCAGGGCCGCGGCGAGGCCGCCGCCCAGCGGCTGCATACTGATGCCCTGACACTGCAAGCGGCCGGCGCCGCATTGCTGGTACTCGAAGCCATACCGCGCGCGCTGGCCGCCCAGGTCACACAGGCACTCGACATACCCACGATCGGCATCGGTGCCGGCGCCGCGTGTGACGGCCAGGTCCTGGTGCTGCAGGACGCGCTGGGCATGAACCCGGCACCGGCGCGTTTTGTGCGTAATTTCCTGCTCGACCACGATGACCTTGGCGCCGCCCTCGCCGCCTACGTACAAGCGGTCAGGGAAGGCAGCTTCCCTGGTCCTGAACACGGCTACGATTGATGCAGCACCTTGCCAACTCGGCGACCTTACGGGCCACGCTCAAGCAGTGGCGAGGTGCTGACGAGCGCATCGCCCTGGTGCCGACGATGGGTAATATCCACGAGGGCCACCTGCGTTTGATCGACGCGGCGCGCGAGCACGCCCAGCGCGTCGTCGTCAGCGTGTTCGTGAACCCGACCCAGTTCGACCGCCCGGACGACTTTGCCCGCTACCCGCGCACTCTGGACGATGATGCCGCGGCGCTGGCCGGCCGCGGGGCGGATGTACTGTTCGCGCCGCAGGTCGAGACCCTGTACCCGGACGGACTTGATCTTGCCGCCCATGTCGAGCCAACCCACAGTGCGCAGGGACTGGAAGGCGAGTTTCGACCCGGCCACTTTCGCGGCATGGCCACGATCGTGGTCAAGCTACTGAGCCTGGTACAGCCCCAGCTGGCGCTGTTCGGGGAGAAGGACTACCAACAATTGGCCGTGGTGCGCGCGGTGGTGCGCGAATTACTCCTGCCGATCGATATCGTCGGTGTGCCGATCGTGCGCGAGGCGGACGGACTGGCCATGAGTTCGCGCAATAGCCAGCTCAACGCCTCCGAACGAGCCCGGGCGCCACGGCTTTACGAGGAACTTAATACCGCCGCCAGGTTGGGGGCTACGCCTGACGCGCCACTGGCCGATATCGAGGTGCGCTGCACCGCGAAACTTAGCGAAGTGGGCTTTCGTGTTGAATATTTCTGTTTTCGCGATGCACAATTGGCCCCCCCCGCGCCGGCCGATGCACGACGCGTTGTGCTGGCGGCGGCCTGGTTAGGCAAGACCAGACTGATCGATAACCACCTATTTAGCGTCGCTCGCGGCCAGGGAACGCCGCGCTAACCGCTTGTTAGACAGACACCGCAGGTAAAGGCAATGCTGCAGTTCATGCTGAAAGCCAAGCTGCACCGGGTCACGGTGACCCGAGTCGAGCTTGACTACGAGGGTTCGTGCGCCATCGATGCCGACCTGCTGGACGCCGCCGGTATCCGCGAGTACGAGCAGATCGACATCTACAACATCGCCAACGGCGAGCGTTTCACAACCTACGCCATTCGCGCCGAACGCGGCAGTCGGGTCATCTCCATCAATGGCGCTGCCGCGCACAAGGCCAGCGTGGGCGACAAGATCATCATCGCCGCCTACTGCGGGCTCGAGCGTGCCGAGATACTGGCCCACAAGCCGCGCCTGGTCTATGTGGACGCCGACAACGGTATCACTCGCATCGGTAACGACATTCCGGAACAAGCCGCCTGAGCAACCCGTTCCCCGACTCCGACGCGCTCCCAAACTAGCTCGCGCGCAGCTTTATCCCGGGCCGTCCCTGCGCCGGGCCGCATCGAGACTCCTTTTTCGCGTATAACACAGCGCATAAAGGGGGAGGCTCCATGCGCAGATTGCTGCTGCCCAGTGTTGTGCTGGGGCTGCTATTGGCCGGCCAGGCACAGGGCACCGATGAAGCGGTTCCGGTGTCGGTTGCCGAAATCGAACAGGCCCAGTCCGGGATACGGCTGGTCCTTCCGGGAACCGTGCTGGCGCGGCGCAGCGCCACCCTGTCGGTGGAAATGGCTGGCCTGGTGGCCGAACTGGCCGTTGATGAAGGCGACACGGTACAGGCAGGTGATCTGCTGCTGCGCCTGCGTGACCGCCCTCAAGCTCTCGCCCTACAGGCCGCGCGGGCCGAAGCACGGCGAGCGCTGGCTGCGGCCGAGCTGGCCGACGTGCAGGAACGCCGCCAGACACAGCTGGTGTCCCAGAAGATGACGCCCCAGGACAACTACGATCAGGCCCGGGCACAGCGGCGCCAGGCGCAGGCCGAGCACGCGGCGGCCAATGCGCGCGTGGCGCTGCTCGAAGACGAACTCGCCCGCCATGCGCTCAAGGCTCCGTTCGACGGCGTGATAAGCCGCAAGCACACGGAACTCGGCTCCTGGGTGCAACCCACCGACGGGGTGCTGGATCTGGTCGAGACAGCAGCGCTGCGAGTGGAGTTCGCCTTGCCCCAAGTCCACTACGCCGAGGTCAGCCCCGGCACGCCGGTGGAGCTGCGCTTCGACGCCGTGCCCGGGGATCCCATCGCAGCCAGCGTGTCACGCCTGATCCCGGTGGGCCACGAGGCGGCGCGCAGTTTCCGGGTGCGGGTTGAACTGCCTAATCCCGACCAGCGTTATGCGCCCGGTATGTCGGTGGATGTAACAGTCGCCACCGCCGATGACGCTGCGGTACCGATAGCCACGGTTCCGGCCGACGCGCTGGTGCGGCGCGCCGATGGCGGCGCGGTGTTGTGGACGGTACAGGGCCAAGGCAACAGCCTGAGCGCCACCCCCGTGCCGGTGCAACCGGGTCGGGCATTCGGCGACCGGATCGAGCTGCGCGGTACTGATCTACCCATTGGCACCCGGGTAGTCGTGCACGGCAACGAGCGCCTGCGGCCCGGGCAGGCACTGCGTATCGTCGGCGGTTCCTGAGGTCCCCATGCTGGAAGGTCTCATCCGGCACGGCGTGGTGGTGGCGGTTGCCGCCGTGGTGATCTGCCTGCTGGGCACGGCGGCGATTTTCCGGGTGCCGGTGCAGATGATTCCGGACATGGACATCACCTCGCTGACGGTCGTGACCGCCTGGCCCGGCGCCGCGCCGCAGGACATCGAGCGAGAGATCCTGATCGAACAGGAGGAGTACCTGCGCTCGATTCCCGGCCTGGCACGCATGACCGCCGAGGCGACCACCGGCAGCGCCACCGTCGAGCTTGAATTCGGCCTCGGCCGGAACCTCAGCGAAGTGCTCGCGCTGACCAACAATGCGCTGTCGCAGGTGCCTCGCTACCCGGACAACGTGGACCGGCCACGCATCTTCACCACGGCGTTCTCCGACAACTACTTCATGTTCTATGTAATCCAGCCGGCGGCGGGCAATCCGCAGGGGCTGGACATCGAGATGCAGTTCGATTTCGTGGAGGACACCATCAAGGCCGCTCTGGAACGCACACCCGGGGTGGCCGAGGTCAAGGTCGAGGGCGGTGCCGAGCGCCAGCTGCGGGTGTATGTGGACCCGGCACGTCTGGCGCAGCGGCGTATCCGCTTGAGCGAGCTGCGTGATGCCTTGCTGGCGCGCAATCGGGACATTTCCGGAGGCGACATCGACGCTGGCAAGCGCCGCTACCTGGTACGCACACTGGGACGTTTCAACAACGCCGACGAGGTGCAGAACACCATCATTGCCCACCGCGACGGCGTGCCCGTGTACCTGCACGAGCTGGCCCGGACTGAGCTGACTCACGCCGAGCTGCGCACTCACTCGCGCTTTGCTGGCGAGCCGGGG is a window of Immundisolibacter sp. DNA encoding:
- the folK gene encoding 2-amino-4-hydroxy-6-hydroxymethyldihydropteridine diphosphokinase, with the protein product MTAQRAFIGLGANLDDPARQVECALDAIARLPQTVLVTRSALYLSRPMGPADQPDYINAVALVETRLPAATLLEALLSIERQQGRLRSAGQRNAPRTLDLDLLLYGDLVCDDQALTLPHPGAHQRDFVLVPLAQIAPHTVIPGRGRVTELLTTCAQHGLREFTDGPLAALAG
- a CDS encoding efflux RND transporter periplasmic adaptor subunit, which produces MRRLLLPSVVLGLLLAGQAQGTDEAVPVSVAEIEQAQSGIRLVLPGTVLARRSATLSVEMAGLVAELAVDEGDTVQAGDLLLRLRDRPQALALQAARAEARRALAAAELADVQERRQTQLVSQKMTPQDNYDQARAQRRQAQAEHAAANARVALLEDELARHALKAPFDGVISRKHTELGSWVQPTDGVLDLVETAALRVEFALPQVHYAEVSPGTPVELRFDAVPGDPIAASVSRLIPVGHEAARSFRVRVELPNPDQRYAPGMSVDVTVATADDAAVPIATVPADALVRRADGGAVLWTVQGQGNSLSATPVPVQPGRAFGDRIELRGTDLPIGTRVVVHGNERLRPGQALRIVGGS
- the panD gene encoding aspartate 1-decarboxylase: MLQFMLKAKLHRVTVTRVELDYEGSCAIDADLLDAAGIREYEQIDIYNIANGERFTTYAIRAERGSRVISINGAAAHKASVGDKIIIAAYCGLERAEILAHKPRLVYVDADNGITRIGNDIPEQAA
- a CDS encoding SMP-30/gluconolactonase/LRE family protein, encoding MQTLSSEVYLEGLVFGECPRWHDGALWLSDMFGGRVLRSVGPGKAETVLNLAGGRPSGLAFLDDGSLMVVSMLDRKLLRRWPDGRVEPFADLAPHVSGDINDMVRAPDGGVFVGNFGFDLFGGAEGRLTNLHHVDAQGRVREMASELNFPNGMVVTPDGGTLIVAETFAHRLTAFDIRNNALANRREFAALGSYAPDGICLDAAGAVWVSAFVGDTYLRVEEGGKITHQVPLANRRAVACNLGGDDGRTLFMVTADTDVERLAIGDSTARVDTVRVEVAGAGSP
- the pcnB gene encoding polynucleotide adenylyltransferase PcnB — translated: MPDPVLDPALILPRSEHSISRANISKSALNVLYGLHKAGYEACLVGGGVRDLLLGVTPKDFDIATSASPDQVRATFRNCRLIGRRFRLAHVHYGPEIVEVATYRASHDKAEDQDDARLDGDRILRDNVYGTREEDVIRRDFTVNALYYRIEDFALIDHVGALEDIALRRLRTIGDPEARYREDPVRMLRAVRLAAKLDLSIELATEAPLFELGYLLETVPQSRLFDEAVKLLLSGHGVRSYELLLQYRLLDYLFPLEATQIDPERDRLIRAALANTDQRVATGLPVTPSFLLAVLLWDPLQEAVARQLVRGVSEHEAFFHAQEEVLRMQNDILAVPKRFTLPAAEIWSLQSRLVRRRQPERMLSHPRFRAAYDFLLLRAQGEPDLMPSLDFWTAHQSGATPSPVNEAETDADGSAPRRRRRRRGRRRGAPGATPPPTSVGP
- the panC gene encoding pantoate--beta-alanine ligase, which gives rise to MQHLANSATLRATLKQWRGADERIALVPTMGNIHEGHLRLIDAAREHAQRVVVSVFVNPTQFDRPDDFARYPRTLDDDAAALAGRGADVLFAPQVETLYPDGLDLAAHVEPTHSAQGLEGEFRPGHFRGMATIVVKLLSLVQPQLALFGEKDYQQLAVVRAVVRELLLPIDIVGVPIVREADGLAMSSRNSQLNASERARAPRLYEELNTAARLGATPDAPLADIEVRCTAKLSEVGFRVEYFCFRDAQLAPPAPADARRVVLAAAWLGKTRLIDNHLFSVARGQGTPR
- the panB gene encoding 3-methyl-2-oxobutanoate hydroxymethyltransferase; this encodes MAVTLDTLRKMKQAGERIAALTAYDFSFARLLDAAAVDLVLVGDSLGNVIQGHATTVPVTVDEMVYHTRCVARGLERPLLVADLPFLSYQESPQQALHSAGRLMKEGFAHMVKLEGGAAMAPAVRFLVERGVPVCGHLGLTPQSVHQLGGYKVQGRGEAAAQRLHTDALTLQAAGAALLVLEAIPRALAAQVTQALDIPTIGIGAGAACDGQVLVLQDALGMNPAPARFVRNFLLDHDDLGAALAAYVQAVREGSFPGPEHGYD
- a CDS encoding amidohydrolase family protein, with translation MDATTLRPAVDADGHIMESLTEMAEYAHPSVRDLCLNPQNFFRSPFPTLDGVHWPRPSVYKAEHGVMGDQETASKHRKGSAEDWLEFLANANVEYSVMYTSDGLTVGQIREEEYAVAVCQAYNDYVGDRYRRVSAKLLPMALIPMQRPDEAVKELRRVVKELKLPGAMLPSTGLPLDLGHEYYWPIYKEAADLGCVLGVHGGSNVGLGLGSVNSLLASHIIHHPMGLMIAATSMVHNGLFERYPDLRVAFTEGGCGWTTVLLDRMARNAELGMMGAYRTFEHYLSNGQVLVGCEPGEGTLPYLIKRVGPDAFAFSTDYPHEVDFRAVRKEIEEAYAQPDLTLDEKNKLLGDNARRFFRLD
- a CDS encoding acyl-CoA thioesterase translates to MPADTNPTGDIFGGWIMAQIDLAGGIVASRRASGRVVTVAMNAFEFHQPVFVGDLVSCYGSVVRVGRTSLTLHLEAFAERAADPGQLVKVTEATATFVAVDEQRRPRPVPALP